A single window of Halobacterium jilantaiense DNA harbors:
- a CDS encoding DUF255 domain-containing protein — protein MSESEDGTRVEWREWGPEAFAEASERDVPVLVAVAAEWSESCRAMDERTYAEPRIAANVNDDFVPVRVDADRRPRVRERYNMGGFPSTVFVTPEGEHIAGATFLEPEGFRQVLQRVRETWDEKGEDAGSVPRALAGGEPPAAPVTGDVERLVAGQLGDQYDEEHAGWGTSEKFPLPETLSFALKRDRERALRTLDAVRRHLADDDGGFFRFAHARDWSDPQAEKTLSVNASLLAAFAHAYLHTGEDEYLDAADGVVDYLTGTLWTGEAFAASETPDGRIDETAYADGNALAAEALLTLASYTDDDRARRYAERTLDYLGEELVDGATVRHSAGEDAPTGLLADRARVVGAFAAAAQVLDPDYLDTARTVADAAIDDLQDATGAFTDGPQTGAGLLDQPLRPVDDTAAMADALVDLHHLTGDDRYLDSARDAVSAFAGAAERMGVQVAGYATAAARVADSPLVVRVADDPGSDLHRAALRMADHEKVVAADADGDPGTAWLETDEGATDVVDSPAALAELVADSR, from the coding sequence ATGAGCGAGTCCGAGGACGGGACGCGCGTGGAGTGGCGCGAGTGGGGGCCGGAGGCGTTCGCCGAGGCGAGCGAGCGCGACGTGCCGGTGCTGGTCGCCGTGGCGGCCGAGTGGAGCGAGTCCTGCCGGGCGATGGACGAGCGCACGTACGCCGAGCCGCGCATCGCGGCGAACGTCAACGACGATTTCGTGCCGGTGCGCGTGGACGCCGACCGCCGTCCCCGGGTGCGGGAACGATACAACATGGGCGGCTTCCCGTCGACGGTGTTCGTCACGCCCGAGGGCGAACACATCGCGGGCGCGACGTTCCTCGAACCCGAGGGGTTCCGGCAGGTGCTACAGCGCGTTCGGGAGACGTGGGACGAGAAGGGCGAGGACGCGGGCAGCGTGCCGCGCGCGCTGGCGGGCGGCGAGCCGCCGGCAGCGCCCGTCACGGGCGACGTCGAGCGCCTCGTCGCGGGCCAGCTCGGCGACCAGTACGACGAGGAGCACGCGGGCTGGGGGACGAGTGAGAAGTTCCCGCTGCCGGAGACGCTGTCGTTCGCGCTGAAACGCGACCGGGAGCGCGCGCTTCGAACCCTCGACGCGGTCCGCCGTCACCTCGCGGACGACGACGGCGGCTTCTTCCGGTTCGCGCACGCCCGGGACTGGTCGGACCCGCAGGCGGAGAAGACGCTCTCGGTGAACGCCAGCCTGCTCGCGGCGTTCGCGCACGCCTACCTGCACACGGGCGAGGACGAGTATCTGGACGCCGCCGACGGCGTCGTCGACTACCTCACGGGGACGCTGTGGACGGGCGAGGCGTTCGCCGCCAGCGAGACGCCCGACGGCAGAATCGACGAGACGGCGTACGCCGACGGGAACGCGCTCGCCGCCGAGGCGCTCCTGACGCTCGCCTCCTACACGGACGACGACCGCGCGCGGCGGTACGCCGAGCGCACGCTCGACTACCTCGGCGAGGAACTGGTGGACGGCGCGACGGTCCGGCACTCCGCCGGCGAGGACGCGCCGACGGGCCTGCTCGCGGACCGCGCCCGCGTCGTCGGCGCGTTCGCGGCGGCCGCCCAGGTGCTCGACCCCGACTACCTGGACACCGCGCGCACCGTCGCCGACGCCGCCATCGACGACCTGCAGGACGCCACCGGCGCGTTCACTGACGGCCCCCAGACCGGTGCCGGGCTGCTCGACCAGCCGCTCCGACCCGTCGACGACACGGCGGCGATGGCGGACGCGCTCGTCGACCTCCACCACCTCACGGGCGACGACCGCTACCTCGACTCGGCCCGCGACGCCGTCTCGGCGTTCGCGGGGGCCGCCGAACGCATGGGCGTTCAGGTCGCGGGCTACGCGACGGCCGCCGCCCGCGTCGCCGACAGTCCGCTCGTCGTCCGGGTGGCCGACGATCCGGGCAGCGACCTCCACCGCGCTGCGCTCCGCATGGCCGACCACGAGAAAGTCGTCGCGGCCGACGCCGACGGCGACCCGGGAACCGCGTGGCTGGAGACCGACGAGGGCGCGACTGATGTCGTCGACTCCCCGGCCGCGCTCGCCGAACTGGTCGCCGACTCCCGGTAG
- a CDS encoding HalOD1 output domain-containing protein: protein MVDEPVAPEPGEWRQVTQTRYDPDRDGELGTEIVYAVAETKDADPLDHDELPVLHDTIDAEFLEASVVDSTDVPNTDDSRSHASFEYADCLVTVEHDGWITVYERQ from the coding sequence ATGGTAGACGAGCCAGTCGCCCCCGAACCGGGGGAGTGGCGGCAGGTCACGCAGACACGGTACGACCCGGACCGCGACGGCGAACTCGGCACGGAAATCGTGTATGCCGTCGCCGAGACGAAAGACGCCGACCCGCTCGACCACGACGAACTCCCGGTCCTCCACGACACCATCGACGCGGAGTTCCTCGAAGCGTCAGTCGTCGACTCCACTGACGTCCCGAACACCGACGACTCCCGAAGCCACGCCTCCTTCGAGTACGCGGACTGCCTGGTCACCGTCGAACACGACGGCTGGATTACCGTCTACGAGCGACAGTAG
- a CDS encoding cytochrome c oxidase subunit I has protein sequence MFGFSTYEYDSDGFRECGVTGLRIHKSAEDMVKLYGLTAIVALVVGGLFAVAVAMTRWEAVGMLDPGRFYKYLSMHAWNLLIFWMVFMEIAILYVGGPFVLGRRLSLPSLAKVGYGLMLLGAIGVNVAIFVTSPPNNAPLLTSYVPLPSSWQFYLFAIVFLLGAVVAALPFFATIWWERQDNPEKTLPLVAFGAFVTSIIALEALLGGLITYVPTLAWRVGVLESLDPVWYRQMYWIVGHGTQQINLVAMIVIWYFLTHVLGGAEVASQKVSRIAFVMYLFFINLGAAHHLMSDPGVSAGWRLWNTSYSAYGAVVASMIHAFAIPAGLEAGRRAKGKGGGLFGWLWSSPWDDPGYSATILSIVLFGFLGGITGVMMGQMQLNMTWHNTLAVPGHFHATVVLGTTLAFMGLGYYVLRLVFGRDWVLKPLARIQPYLYAGAMALVCLMMMYLGVLFGVPRRHPSVMDIPGTEFSFEAAQPFFAVFGVSAVLAIVGGALFALVAVGTLLFGDRFSVDSARVGDVDRVAADGGDEDDAVHDQSMRGTFVLTLVFLATFVVLTALNWYLLSNTWQIGA, from the coding sequence ATGTTCGGATTCAGCACCTACGAGTACGACAGCGACGGCTTCCGGGAGTGTGGCGTCACCGGCCTCCGCATCCACAAGTCCGCGGAGGACATGGTGAAACTGTACGGGCTCACGGCCATCGTCGCGCTCGTCGTCGGCGGCCTGTTCGCCGTCGCCGTCGCAATGACGCGCTGGGAGGCCGTCGGCATGCTCGACCCCGGACGGTTCTACAAGTACCTGAGCATGCACGCCTGGAACCTCCTCATCTTCTGGATGGTGTTCATGGAGATTGCCATCCTCTACGTCGGCGGGCCGTTCGTCCTCGGTCGCCGGCTCTCGCTGCCGTCGCTCGCGAAAGTCGGCTACGGCCTGATGCTGCTCGGTGCAATCGGCGTGAACGTCGCCATCTTCGTCACGTCCCCGCCGAACAACGCCCCGCTGCTCACGTCGTACGTGCCGCTGCCGTCGTCCTGGCAGTTCTACCTGTTCGCCATCGTGTTCCTGCTGGGCGCGGTCGTCGCGGCGCTGCCCTTTTTCGCGACCATCTGGTGGGAGCGTCAGGACAACCCCGAGAAGACGCTGCCGCTGGTCGCGTTCGGCGCGTTCGTCACGTCCATCATCGCGCTCGAAGCGCTGCTCGGCGGCCTCATCACGTACGTCCCGACGCTCGCCTGGCGGGTCGGCGTCCTCGAGAGCCTCGACCCCGTCTGGTACCGCCAGATGTACTGGATCGTCGGCCACGGCACCCAGCAGATCAACCTCGTGGCGATGATCGTCATCTGGTACTTCCTCACGCACGTCCTCGGGGGTGCGGAGGTCGCCTCCCAGAAGGTCTCCCGCATCGCGTTCGTGATGTACCTCTTCTTCATCAACCTCGGCGCGGCCCACCACCTCATGTCCGACCCCGGCGTCTCGGCGGGCTGGCGGCTCTGGAACACCTCCTACTCCGCGTACGGTGCCGTCGTCGCCTCCATGATTCACGCGTTCGCCATCCCCGCCGGTCTGGAAGCCGGCCGGCGCGCGAAGGGCAAGGGCGGCGGCCTCTTCGGCTGGCTCTGGTCGAGCCCCTGGGACGACCCCGGCTACTCGGCGACCATCCTCTCCATCGTCCTGTTCGGGTTCCTCGGCGGCATCACCGGCGTCATGATGGGCCAGATGCAACTCAACATGACCTGGCACAACACGCTCGCCGTGCCCGGCCACTTCCACGCCACCGTCGTGCTCGGTACGACGCTCGCGTTCATGGGACTGGGCTACTACGTGCTGCGGCTCGTCTTCGGCCGGGACTGGGTTCTCAAGCCCCTCGCGAGAATCCAGCCCTACCTCTACGCGGGCGCGATGGCGCTGGTCTGCCTGATGATGATGTACCTCGGCGTGCTGTTCGGCGTGCCCCGCCGTCACCCCTCGGTGATGGACATCCCGGGCACCGAGTTCAGCTTCGAGGCCGCACAGCCGTTCTTCGCCGTCTTCGGCGTGTCGGCCGTTCTCGCCATCGTCGGCGGGGCGCTGTTCGCACTCGTCGCCGTCGGCACCCTGCTGTTCGGCGACCGATTCTCCGTCGACAGCGCCCGCGTCGGTGACGTCGACCGCGTCGCGGCCGACGGCGGTGACGAAGACGACGCCGTACACGACCAGAGCATGCGCGGGACGTTCGTGCTGACGCTCGTCTTCCTCGCGACGTTCGTCGTGCTGACCGCGCTCAACTGGTACCTGCTCTCGAACACCTGGCAGATCGGTGCCTGA
- the ahbB gene encoding siroheme decarboxylase subunit beta, which translates to MVAGDWRERIDDTDARLIDEYQSGFPVRERPFEAVAAALDTTPEDVLDRVTRLREEGVFRRFGAVLNPPVIGSSTLAAVSAPGDRFEEVAEVINGYRQVNHNYERAHDYDQWFVVTAGSREKRDEILADIEERTGCEVLNLPMLTDYYIDLEFPVVNSDRFARESLDSTDVDATNISENATGDLSALDADLLLAIQDGFPLSATPYQDIADDIDADVDDVLDAVERLLADGCIKRVGCIVNHVVTGFDANCMVVWDVPDDELDERGVAVGQLPYVTLCYHRPRRPGQDWQYNLFTMIHGRESDAVDEKIDELAADHLPFDHERLYSERTLKQTGARYDDLVGE; encoded by the coding sequence ATGGTCGCGGGTGACTGGCGCGAACGAATCGACGACACCGACGCACGCCTCATCGACGAGTACCAGAGCGGGTTCCCCGTCCGCGAACGCCCCTTCGAGGCGGTCGCGGCGGCACTCGACACGACTCCCGAGGACGTCCTCGACCGGGTGACGCGGCTCCGCGAGGAGGGCGTCTTCCGGCGGTTCGGCGCGGTGCTGAATCCACCCGTCATCGGGTCGTCGACGCTCGCCGCCGTCTCGGCTCCCGGGGACCGCTTCGAGGAGGTGGCCGAGGTCATCAACGGCTACCGGCAGGTGAACCACAACTACGAGCGCGCCCACGACTACGACCAGTGGTTCGTCGTGACGGCGGGCAGCCGCGAGAAACGCGACGAGATTCTCGCCGACATCGAGGAGCGCACGGGCTGTGAGGTGCTGAACCTCCCGATGCTCACGGACTACTACATCGACCTGGAGTTCCCGGTGGTGAACTCCGACCGATTCGCTCGCGAGTCACTCGACAGTACCGACGTGGACGCGACGAACATCAGCGAGAACGCGACCGGCGACCTCTCCGCGCTCGACGCCGACCTCCTGCTCGCGATTCAGGACGGCTTCCCGCTGTCCGCCACGCCCTATCAGGATATCGCGGACGACATCGATGCCGACGTGGACGACGTGCTGGACGCGGTCGAACGCCTGCTCGCGGACGGCTGCATCAAGCGCGTTGGCTGCATCGTCAACCACGTCGTCACCGGCTTCGACGCCAACTGCATGGTGGTCTGGGACGTTCCCGACGACGAACTCGACGAGCGCGGCGTCGCCGTCGGCCAACTCCCGTACGTTACCCTCTGCTACCATCGGCCGCGGCGACCCGGCCAGGACTGGCAGTACAACCTCTTCACGATGATTCACGGCCGCGAGAGCGACGCGGTCGACGAGAAAATCGACGAACTCGCGGCCGACCACCTGCCGTTCGACCACGAGCGACTGTACAGCGAACGAACCCTCAAACAGACCGGCGCACGCTACGACGACCTCGTCGGCGAGTGA
- a CDS encoding halocyanin domain-containing protein, translating to MSSPLDDPDGNWWDRKVNRRETIWLGLSAGWAVSLFGWMLGWTEFGDQNNIGQNYEVSPERYQQKVSAFKDAAGTLSVDDEDYLVPDGEDIYVGAFQWGFDGLPVVVRPGETYKIHLGTYDVQHGFSARNESNLSQQISLQMIPGYEWVLEMSWDDPGTYQVVCNEFCGNGHRSMHGTFLVADHEAVETGTDAGDGQESEPSGPYGGWLTSDETGGAADTFESVVDETGSSSVTVEVGADGNGGPFAYAPAAVRVDRGTTVTFDWVSAGHNVVVEDAPDGSDWSGVDSLDGEGYTHEHTFETAGVYKYYCDPHLRNGMKGVVEVV from the coding sequence ATGAGCTCGCCACTCGACGACCCCGACGGCAACTGGTGGGACCGGAAAGTCAACCGCCGCGAGACCATCTGGCTCGGGCTCTCGGCCGGCTGGGCGGTCAGCCTCTTCGGCTGGATGCTCGGCTGGACGGAGTTCGGCGACCAGAACAACATCGGCCAGAACTACGAGGTCTCTCCGGAGCGCTACCAGCAGAAAGTCTCGGCGTTCAAGGACGCGGCCGGCACGCTGTCCGTCGACGACGAGGACTACCTCGTCCCGGACGGTGAGGACATCTACGTCGGCGCGTTCCAGTGGGGCTTCGACGGCCTCCCGGTCGTGGTGCGGCCCGGCGAGACGTACAAGATCCACCTCGGGACGTACGACGTCCAGCACGGCTTCAGCGCGCGCAACGAGTCGAATCTCAGCCAGCAGATATCGCTCCAGATGATTCCCGGCTACGAGTGGGTCCTGGAGATGTCCTGGGACGACCCCGGCACCTATCAGGTGGTCTGCAACGAGTTCTGCGGGAACGGCCACCGCTCCATGCACGGGACGTTCCTCGTGGCCGACCACGAGGCGGTCGAGACGGGAACCGACGCCGGTGACGGCCAAGAGTCGGAGCCATCGGGCCCGTACGGCGGCTGGCTCACGTCCGACGAGACCGGCGGCGCTGCCGACACTTTCGAGTCAGTCGTCGACGAGACTGGCTCGTCGTCGGTCACCGTCGAGGTCGGCGCAGACGGCAACGGCGGCCCGTTCGCGTACGCGCCCGCCGCCGTGCGAGTCGACCGGGGGACGACCGTCACCTTCGACTGGGTCTCCGCCGGCCACAACGTCGTGGTCGAAGACGCCCCCGACGGCAGCGACTGGAGCGGGGTCGACTCCCTCGACGGCGAGGGGTACACGCACGAACACACGTTCGAGACGGCTGGCGTCTACAAGTACTACTGCGACCCCCACCTGCGAAACGGGATGAAGGGCGTCGTGGAGGTGGTGTAG
- a CDS encoding peptidylprolyl isomerase has protein sequence MTVEATIHTSEGAFDVELYDDRAPRTVENFLNLARHEPAADADPAPDTVTWEDPESGEVRGDSLYSGVTFHRIIEDFMIQGGDPTGTGRGGPGYEFADEFHDDLTHDGPGVLSMANSGPDTNGSQFFVTLDAQPHLDGRHAVFGKVTDGMDVVEAIGNVETDANDQPLDEVSIDRIEIHD, from the coding sequence ATGACAGTCGAAGCCACCATCCACACCAGCGAGGGCGCGTTCGACGTCGAACTGTACGACGACCGAGCGCCCCGCACCGTCGAGAACTTCCTGAACCTCGCGCGCCACGAGCCCGCCGCGGACGCCGACCCCGCGCCGGACACCGTGACGTGGGAAGACCCCGAGAGCGGCGAAGTTCGCGGCGACTCGCTGTACTCCGGCGTCACCTTCCACCGCATCATCGAGGACTTCATGATTCAGGGCGGCGACCCGACCGGCACCGGCCGCGGCGGCCCCGGCTACGAGTTCGCCGACGAGTTCCACGACGACCTCACGCACGACGGCCCCGGCGTGCTCTCCATGGCGAACTCCGGCCCGGACACGAACGGCAGCCAGTTCTTCGTCACCCTCGACGCGCAGCCGCACCTCGACGGCCGTCACGCGGTCTTCGGGAAGGTCACCGACGGCATGGACGTCGTCGAAGCCATCGGGAACGTCGAGACCGACGCCAACGACCAGCCCCTCGACGAGGTCTCCATCGACCGAATCGAGATTCACGACTGA
- a CDS encoding metallophosphoesterase family protein: MTPRGPVLARLNRPRAANTRLAVVADPHVADGHEGTWKVLHRTADRFAGALRDAAAVGADAVVVPGDLTRDGHPDEFERVDALLADSDVPVLAVPGNHDVPKATDSHETPPVAAFGDRYAGGGFPAVREVGGLTVVGVNTAGTGGRLTDTHEGDLTADQVARVDDALAEAGNAVVVGHHPLTGPAAHESPMPPAPLHPPMQSAGALAAVLDRHDVPLAVTGHNHWPSLSDLGDTWELAAPAACSLPPAMLVIDVTPTGTTVSLVPLADREGLEEAYLHATGGSERARAIADRVAAGHLDALPFVDCHGGPDTRQDADHARGGLVD; this comes from the coding sequence ATGACGCCACGCGGTCCGGTCCTCGCGCGCCTGAATCGACCTCGGGCGGCGAACACGCGTCTGGCGGTCGTGGCCGACCCCCACGTCGCCGACGGCCACGAGGGAACGTGGAAGGTTCTCCACCGGACGGCCGACCGGTTCGCCGGCGCGCTCCGCGACGCGGCCGCCGTCGGTGCCGACGCCGTCGTAGTCCCCGGCGACCTCACGCGGGACGGCCACCCGGACGAGTTCGAGCGCGTGGACGCGCTTCTGGCGGACAGCGACGTCCCGGTTCTCGCTGTCCCCGGGAACCACGACGTGCCGAAGGCGACCGACAGCCACGAGACGCCGCCGGTCGCGGCGTTCGGCGACCGGTACGCCGGCGGCGGCTTCCCGGCCGTCCGCGAGGTCGGCGGGCTGACCGTCGTCGGCGTGAACACCGCCGGCACCGGCGGCCGCCTGACCGACACCCACGAGGGCGACCTCACGGCCGACCAGGTCGCTCGCGTGGACGACGCGCTCGCGGAGGCCGGCAACGCCGTCGTTGTCGGCCACCACCCGCTGACCGGACCGGCGGCCCACGAGAGCCCGATGCCGCCCGCGCCGCTCCACCCGCCGATGCAGTCGGCCGGCGCGCTCGCCGCCGTCCTCGACCGCCACGACGTACCACTCGCCGTCACCGGCCACAACCACTGGCCGTCGCTGTCGGACCTCGGGGACACCTGGGAGCTGGCCGCGCCCGCCGCCTGCTCGCTGCCGCCGGCGATGCTCGTGATCGACGTCACGCCCACCGGAACGACCGTCTCGCTGGTGCCGCTCGCGGACCGAGAGGGGCTCGAAGAGGCGTACCTGCACGCCACCGGGGGCTCCGAGCGGGCCCGCGCCATCGCGGACCGCGTCGCCGCCGGCCACCTCGACGCGCTGCCGTTCGTGGACTGTCACGGCGGCCCCGACACCCGCCAGGACGCCGACCACGCCCGCGGCGGCCTCGTCGACTGA
- a CDS encoding winged helix-turn-helix domain-containing protein, with protein sequence MPDGDGFDLLADETRASILRELAAARRETPRDPAVSFSTLRERVGITDSGRFNYHVGELTGHFVESTDDGYRLSPVGQQAASSILADAYSDPPDRGPVDLDEHCGRCGDRLEGTYEDGILRVNCANSHGYAEALPPAVLEGATLQEATDALDAKIRGDLAAVRRDACPACLGSVDWQFETDLSPEAPVEAVYVAVCQCCGHQHSLNPGMFVFDHPAVVAAYHDVGVDLRDRPLWTIDCCVPGAATLSSTDPPRMRVTAGPERDCEFRLDATATVVDAPEQDH encoded by the coding sequence ATGCCAGACGGCGACGGCTTCGACTTGCTCGCGGACGAGACGCGAGCCAGCATCCTGCGGGAGCTCGCAGCAGCCCGCCGCGAGACGCCCCGTGACCCGGCGGTGTCGTTCTCCACGCTGAGGGAGCGCGTCGGTATCACAGACTCCGGCCGGTTCAACTATCACGTCGGCGAGCTCACCGGTCACTTCGTCGAGTCGACAGACGACGGCTACCGGCTCTCACCCGTCGGCCAGCAAGCCGCCAGTTCGATTCTGGCCGACGCCTACAGCGACCCGCCGGACCGCGGACCGGTGGACCTCGACGAGCACTGTGGGCGGTGTGGCGACCGCCTCGAAGGGACCTACGAGGACGGCATCCTCAGGGTGAACTGCGCGAACAGCCACGGATACGCGGAGGCGCTCCCGCCGGCCGTCCTCGAGGGCGCGACGCTCCAGGAAGCGACCGACGCGCTCGACGCGAAGATTCGCGGGGACCTCGCAGCGGTCCGACGGGACGCCTGTCCGGCCTGCCTCGGGAGCGTCGACTGGCAGTTCGAGACCGACCTCTCCCCGGAGGCACCTGTCGAGGCCGTCTACGTCGCGGTCTGCCAGTGCTGTGGCCACCAACACTCCCTCAACCCGGGGATGTTCGTCTTCGACCACCCGGCAGTCGTCGCGGCCTACCACGACGTCGGCGTCGACCTCCGCGACCGACCGCTGTGGACCATCGACTGCTGTGTCCCGGGAGCCGCGACGCTCTCGTCGACGGACCCGCCGCGGATGCGGGTCACCGCCGGTCCGGAACGCGACTGCGAGTTCCGCCTCGACGCCACCGCCACAGTCGTCGACGCCCCCGAACAGGACCACTGA
- a CDS encoding anthranilate phosphoribosyltransferase, with protein sequence MADDYGEWPLKRLNTEVVASGPKSASDMDRRQAREAFQRILDLNPDPTTLGAFWLANRWKKNNPEELAAFVDVMYEESRIAAEPDADPVDCGANYDGKARSALLGVAAGIVAAAAGTPVVVHSGDRVPSQKEVAYKDVLAELGVKTDLEPEESATMVDEHGFGFYYQPSFNPVVDALWDRRDNMGVRTFVNTVETLANPANADVHLGSFYHLAFAEKMVETVRESEHAGFERVLMFQGMEGYDDVRPGSTTVAEWDAGTDMEDFTIETPEYGMDFESEDLHVDDVAADSAEITLDVLSGERHDQFRDAVLVNAALRMYARGDVASLDEGIDEAEHVISDGSAEHLLADLCAF encoded by the coding sequence ATGGCAGACGACTACGGCGAGTGGCCGCTGAAGCGCCTGAACACCGAGGTCGTTGCGTCCGGTCCGAAGTCCGCCAGCGACATGGACCGGAGGCAGGCCCGAGAGGCGTTCCAGCGCATCCTCGACCTGAACCCGGACCCCACCACGCTCGGCGCGTTCTGGCTCGCGAACCGCTGGAAGAAGAACAACCCCGAGGAGCTCGCGGCGTTCGTCGACGTGATGTACGAGGAGAGCCGCATCGCCGCCGAGCCCGACGCCGACCCCGTGGACTGCGGCGCGAACTACGACGGGAAGGCCCGAAGCGCGCTCCTCGGCGTCGCCGCCGGCATCGTCGCCGCGGCCGCCGGCACGCCGGTCGTGGTCCACTCGGGCGACCGCGTTCCGTCCCAGAAAGAGGTCGCGTACAAGGACGTGCTCGCCGAGCTCGGCGTGAAGACTGACCTCGAACCCGAGGAGAGCGCGACGATGGTCGACGAGCACGGCTTCGGCTTCTACTACCAGCCGTCGTTCAACCCCGTCGTCGACGCGCTCTGGGACCGCCGGGACAACATGGGCGTCCGGACGTTCGTGAACACCGTCGAGACGCTCGCGAACCCCGCGAACGCCGACGTCCACCTCGGGTCGTTCTACCACCTCGCGTTCGCCGAGAAGATGGTCGAGACGGTCCGCGAGAGCGAGCACGCCGGCTTCGAGCGCGTGCTGATGTTCCAGGGGATGGAGGGCTACGACGACGTCCGCCCCGGCTCCACGACGGTCGCCGAGTGGGACGCGGGCACCGACATGGAGGACTTCACCATCGAGACCCCCGAGTACGGCATGGACTTCGAGAGCGAGGACCTCCACGTCGACGACGTGGCGGCCGACTCCGCGGAGATTACGCTCGACGTGCTGTCCGGCGAACGCCACGACCAGTTCCGGGACGCCGTCCTCGTGAACGCCGCGCTCCGCATGTACGCCCGCGGCGACGTCGCGTCTCTGGACGAGGGCATCGACGAAGCCGAACACGTCATCTCGGACGGCAGCGCCGAACACCTGCTCGCCGACCTCTGCGCGTTCTGA
- a CDS encoding FxsA family protein, giving the protein MPRFRWMFLALLLVPLADAIFLVFVAGELGWQVTVALVVLTALLGTLFVRAEGRATLARIQQSLAKGKPPTDELVDGGLLIAAGAFLLTPGLVTDALGFLIVFPVTRVGFRWAVKRYVTPKIDAKTGGFATGNVYTFGFPGGDDGASGGPFGPGGSGSGGSGGAGSGGMFGGSANTGDDTVDLDEDAYEVEFEDEDRDDPRR; this is encoded by the coding sequence ATGCCTCGTTTCCGGTGGATGTTCCTCGCGCTCCTGCTGGTGCCGCTGGCGGACGCCATCTTCCTGGTGTTCGTTGCGGGCGAGCTGGGCTGGCAGGTCACCGTGGCGCTGGTGGTGTTGACTGCGCTCCTGGGGACGCTGTTCGTGCGGGCGGAAGGGCGGGCGACGCTCGCCCGCATCCAGCAGTCGCTGGCGAAGGGGAAGCCGCCGACCGACGAACTCGTCGACGGCGGGCTGCTCATCGCCGCGGGCGCGTTCCTGCTGACGCCCGGGCTCGTGACCGACGCGCTCGGCTTCCTCATCGTGTTCCCCGTGACGCGCGTGGGATTCCGCTGGGCCGTGAAGCGGTACGTCACGCCGAAAATCGACGCGAAGACCGGCGGGTTCGCCACGGGGAACGTCTACACGTTCGGATTCCCCGGTGGCGACGACGGCGCGAGCGGCGGACCGTTCGGCCCGGGCGGCTCGGGCAGCGGTGGTTCAGGCGGCGCTGGCAGCGGTGGGATGTTCGGTGGCAGCGCGAACACCGGAGACGACACCGTTGACCTCGACGAGGACGCCTACGAAGTCGAATTCGAGGACGAAGACCGCGACGACCCCCGCCGGTAA